The DNA sequence CACCGCTGCGTGCGCTCGCCTCTTTCATCTGCTGTGCGCCTTTCGAGCCGTGTCGCGGGCGCGGCGGCACAGGCATCCGGGCTGTGCCGCGCGCCGAATCGACATCGGCAACGCTAACCAGGAGGGCTTCGGCGCTGCGCACGCGGGTGGGGTCTGACGCACCCGCCGCGCCCGGACGGGCCCGCGGGGCGCCGGAGCGGATCTCCGGCGCCCCGCGGCGGTCGGCGGGCTACTTGACCGCGCCGGCCGACAGTCCGGACACGAGGTGCCGCTGGACCAGCATGAACGCGACGATCACCGGCAGGGAGATCGTCAGGGACGCGGCCAGCAACTGGTTCCACAGGGTGTCGACCTGGCTGGTGTAGAGCTTGAGGCCGATGGACAGGGTCCGGGTCTCGGTGTCGGTCAGCACCGAGGCGAACAGCACCTCACCCCAGGCCGTGATGAAGGCGAACACGCCGACGGCGAGGATGCCGGGGCGGGCCACCGGCAGGATGACCCGCACGAGCGCGCCGATCCGGCTGGTGCCGTCGATCATCGCCGCCTCTTCCAACCCCTCGGGGATGGCCTGGATGTAGCCCGCCAGCATCCAGATCGAGAACGGCAGGGCGAAGGTCAGGTAGGTGATGATCAGCCCGGTGTAGGAGCCGGTGAGCTGGATGCCGAGGATCTCCTCCCCCTGCACGAAGATCAGGAACAGCGGGAGCAGGAAGAGGATGCCGGGGAACATCTGCGTCGACAGCACCGTCATGCTGAACACCCGCTTGCCGCGGAAGCGCAGCCGCGCCAGCGGGTACGCCGCCAGCACCGAGATGATCAGCGCCAGCACCGTCGCCGTGATCGTCACGACGAGGCTGTTGGTGAGGTAGCGGGCCAGCGGGATCGTCGACCACATGTCGACGTAGGGCTGGAAGGTGATGCGGTCGGGGAGCCAGGTGAACAGCCCCCGCACGTTCTCCAGGGGCTTCACCGACGTCACCACCAGCACATACAGCGGCAGCACGGTGAAGACGGTGAGGAACGCCAGGGTGATCCGGCGGAACCAGCGGAAACCGGTTGTCTCAGTCATTGCCACGCCCCTTGGGCAGCACCATCCGGACGTAGACCGCCGAAGCGATGATCAGCACGATCAGCAGCAGGACGCTCATCGCGGCCCCAAGCCCGAAGTTCCAGTTGACGAAGGAGTGCTCGTAGATCAGCGGCGAGATCAGCCGCGCCGCTTCCGGTGAGGTGTCCCCGAACAGCAGATAGGGGATGTTGAACTCGTTGAACGTCCACAGCCCCATGACCAGCAGGACCACGGCGTTGGCCGACCGCACCATGGGCAGGGTGATGCCGGTGAACCGCTTCCAGGTCGAGGCGCCGTCGATGGCGGCGGCCTCGTACATGTCCGCGGGGATGCTCTGCAGCGCGGCCAGCAGCATCAGGAACGCGAACGGCCACAGCCGCCAGATCGAGACGATCACCAGCACCCAGAACGAGTTCCCGCCGATCAGCCAGAACGGGCGGTCGTCCAGCAGACCGAGGTCCTCGACCAGCAGCCGGTTGATCATCCCGTCGCGCTGGTTGAACATGAACGCCCAGATGATCGCGGCGACGTAGACCGGCAGCGCGTAGGGCACCAGGAACAGCGTGCGCAGCACCCCGCGTCCGCGGAAGCGGGAGTTGAGCGCGACCGCCGCAGCCATGCCCAGCGCCCACGACAGACCCACCACCAGCGCGGTGTAGAGGACCGTGCGGAACAGGCTCTCGAACAGGGCGCCGCCGAGCGAGCCGCTGGGGTCGAGTCCCCGGATGAAGTTCTCCAGCCCCACGAACGGCGCCGACGTCCAGTTGCGGATCGTGAGCTGTGTCAGGGACAGGAACGCGATGTAGATCCCCAGCAGCATGGGGATGATGTGGATCAGCAGCTCCATCACGGCCGCCGGCAGCACCATGCCGTAGGGCAGGAACGACGAGCGTGGCCGTCGCCGCTTTCGGGCGGAGCCGCGTCCGGAGTCGGCCTTCGGGGCCTCCTCCTCGGCGCGGGACCGCGGTTGTTCGGTAGTCGACATCAAGGGCCTCCATCGAACGGCCGCCCCGCCTCAGCGGGCGGGGCGGCCGGCGAGATGCACTGACCTGGTTCGCGGCTAGTTGGCGGCGTCCATCTGCGTCTCGGCCTCTTCCATGGCCGCGCGGATGTCGTCCTCGGTGATCTCGCTACCGGTCGCCGCGTCGGAGTACAGCCCGGCGATCTGCTCGCCCAGCACGGTCTCCATCTGCCCCTCTTCGGGGATGAGCGGCATCGGGGAGGCGTGCTCGGTCAGGATGGTGCGGAAGGTCTGCATGGAGTCCGTCTGCATGGCCTCGTCGTCGTAGGCCTTGGTGGCGACGGGCAGCGTCTGGAACTCCTGGGAGAGGTAGACCTGCTCCTCGGGGCTGGTCAGGTGCTCCACCAGCTGCAGCGCACCCTCCTTGTTCTCGGTGTCGTTGAAGACGCTGATGTTGATGCCGGCGGCGTGGCTCTGGATCGGCTTGCCCGGCAGCGGGTCCAGCATCGGGATCTGGGCGATCTCGTAGTTGTCGAAGTCGCGCGAGGCCAGCGTGGTGCGGGCGCTGCCCTGCATCATCATCATGGCCGCGCGCCCGTCGACGAAGTCGCCGATGGACTGGGTTCCGTCGCTGAACTCCGCGTTGCTGGTGTCGACGATGTTCTCCTGGGCCATCATGTCGACCCGCATCTTCACGGCGTCGATCACCTCCTGGGAGGTGAAGTTCGGGCCGTCGTTCCACAGCTGCCCGCCGTACTGCTGCGCCAGAACGTGGGCGAAGTGGGAGTTCTGCCGCTCGCTGCCGGCCTCCATCGTGAAGCCGTACTGGTCGGGCTCGCCGTCGCCGTCGGTGTCCTTGGTCAGCTCGTTGGCGGTGTCGATGAACTCCTCCCAGGTCGAGGGCGGCTCCTCGATGCCCGCCTCCTCGAACATGGTGGGGTTGTAGAACAGCGCGTAGGAGAGGCCGTAGAGCGGCACCGAAGTCGGCGCTTCGCCTTCGGCGCCGCCGGTGGCGAAGCTGGTCTCGACGAAGCGGCCCTGGCCGCCGACCGCCTCCAGGTCCGCGCCCTCGTAGGGCACGAACGCGCCGGTCTCCTGCAGGCTGGCCGCCCAGGTGTTGCCGATGTTGAGCACGTCGGGGCCGTCTCCGCTGCTGACCGCGGTGAGGATGCGGTTGTACAGCTCACTCCACGGGATGACCTCGAGTTCGACCTCGATGCCGGTCTCCTCGGTGAAGCGGTCCAGGGCGGGCTTGAGGACCTTCTTGTCCTCCTCGACGCTGGCCCCCTGGTTACTCGCCCAGTAGGTCAGCGTCTGGTCGCCGCCGCCGGACCCCTCGTCGGAGCCGCACGCGGTCAGTGCCGCGACGAGGCCGAGCGCGGTGGAGGCGGACAGTACTGCTTTGGCGGGAATCTTCACGACCAACTCCGTTTCTCTGGTCATGCGAGCCTGCCGTCGTCTTCGGCGGTGACAGGACCGATGGGGCCGTTTACCTGACTGCCGGCTGTCGCTGCGGTGGGATGGGGTTGGTGGGGCCGGTGCTATCGCGTACGCCGACGGCCACCGGAGCACCCAGAGGCAAGTAAACCGGCTTACCGCGTGAGTGTAGGAGAAATCACGCACGTACAGGAGAGGGGGTTATAGAGTCGTTACCCTGCAGATTCTCTGATCTGCAGCTCGCCGCCGAGTGTCGTCGACGCCGGAGCCTCCTGGCCCTTGAGCATGTCCAGCAGCAGGCGGGCGCCCGCACTACCCAGCGCGCGGTGCTTGCTGCGCACCGTCGTCAGCGGCGGCGACGTGAACGAGGCCAGCGCGATGTCGTCGAAGCCCGCCACGGCCATGTCGCCGGGGATGCTCAGACCGGCGTCGCCGAGGACCGAGTAGCCGCCGATGGCCATCAGGTCGCTGCCGTAGAAGATCGCCGTGGGGCGTTCGGGCAGAGCGAGAATGCGCTCGGTGGCCTGCGCGCCGCCCTCGATGGTGTAGCTGCCGTACTCCACCGGCCCCGGATCCACTCCCGCGTCGCGCGCCGCCTTCTCCCAGTGCCACCGGCGCTGGAGCGCGTGCAGCATCCCGGGGTCGCCCTGGACGTGGGCGATGCGGCGGTGGCCGCCGGCGACCAGATGGCGCACCAGCCCGCGTATGGCGTCCTCGGAGTCGTTGGTGATGGTCGGGAAGTCCGACGAGCCCTCGGGCGCCCCGACGACCACCGCCGGCGCGCCCAGGCGGCGCAGCATCGCCGGGCGCTCGTCGTCCACCCGCAGGTCGGTGACGAGGAAGCCGTCGACGAAGCGGTCGTTGAACAGCCGCTCGTAGGTGGCGGCCTCGGTGTGCGCATCGGGCACGAATCTGATCACCGTGGCGTGCTCCTCGCCGGAGAGCACCGACTCGATTCCGGAGAGGAACGAGGCGAAGAACGCGTCGAAGTCGAGAATCTCCGGCGGGCGGCGCACGACCAGGCCGATCGTGCCCAGCGGCTTGCCGTTGAGGGCGCGCGCGGCGTAGCTCGGGCTCCAGCCCAGCTCCACGGCGGCCTGGCGGATGCGCTCGCGGGTACCGGAGCTGACACCGGTCCCGTTGTTGAGCGCGCGGGACACCGCGCCCTTGGTCACCCCAGCACGCTTGGCGACGTCGCTGATCGTGGGGCGCTTGCGTCCCGTCCTTCCGGCCGTCATGGGGACAAATGGTAGTCCGCCCGCGCCCCCCGTCCGCTCGCGCGGCGGGTGCGCGGCGCAGGAGCGCAGGCCGGGAAGGCGGGGAAAGGTAGTGACGGAGGGGTATGAGCGGGCGCGGGGAGGGGCAGTGTCGGGGGCCGGACCCGATCCGCGGGGCGGTCGGCCACATTCGGCTCCGCGGCGGGCACGATGAGGAAGATGAGAGCGTCGACCGCCGACCGATGAGTCGCGGGCGCCACGGGAGTCTGCATTGGCGTTGGGGACGGCTGCGGCTTGCGGCCTTCGAGCCCTGTACCAGCTCGGTCCGGGGCCGGCGCCGAGGCCGGATCCGGCCCCGCAAACAGCGTCCACCGCATACGCCACTCCCACCCAACGGAAGGAACCCACCATGCAGCAGCCCGCCACCGACGCGAGCGAGTACGAACCGCGCCTCGTCTCGGCCCAGCCGTCCACCACCGCAGTCCTCCGGGCCACCGTCGAGCAGAAGGA is a window from the Streptomonospora litoralis genome containing:
- a CDS encoding carbohydrate ABC transporter permease codes for the protein MSTTEQPRSRAEEEAPKADSGRGSARKRRRPRSSFLPYGMVLPAAVMELLIHIIPMLLGIYIAFLSLTQLTIRNWTSAPFVGLENFIRGLDPSGSLGGALFESLFRTVLYTALVVGLSWALGMAAAVALNSRFRGRGVLRTLFLVPYALPVYVAAIIWAFMFNQRDGMINRLLVEDLGLLDDRPFWLIGGNSFWVLVIVSIWRLWPFAFLMLLAALQSIPADMYEAAAIDGASTWKRFTGITLPMVRSANAVVLLVMGLWTFNEFNIPYLLFGDTSPEAARLISPLIYEHSFVNWNFGLGAAMSVLLLIVLIIASAVYVRMVLPKGRGND
- a CDS encoding extracellular solute-binding protein; this encodes MTRETELVVKIPAKAVLSASTALGLVAALTACGSDEGSGGGDQTLTYWASNQGASVEEDKKVLKPALDRFTEETGIEVELEVIPWSELYNRILTAVSSGDGPDVLNIGNTWAASLQETGAFVPYEGADLEAVGGQGRFVETSFATGGAEGEAPTSVPLYGLSYALFYNPTMFEEAGIEEPPSTWEEFIDTANELTKDTDGDGEPDQYGFTMEAGSERQNSHFAHVLAQQYGGQLWNDGPNFTSQEVIDAVKMRVDMMAQENIVDTSNAEFSDGTQSIGDFVDGRAAMMMMQGSARTTLASRDFDNYEIAQIPMLDPLPGKPIQSHAAGINISVFNDTENKEGALQLVEHLTSPEEQVYLSQEFQTLPVATKAYDDEAMQTDSMQTFRTILTEHASPMPLIPEEGQMETVLGEQIAGLYSDAATGSEITEDDIRAAMEEAETQMDAAN
- a CDS encoding LacI family DNA-binding transcriptional regulator produces the protein MTAGRTGRKRPTISDVAKRAGVTKGAVSRALNNGTGVSSGTRERIRQAAVELGWSPSYAARALNGKPLGTIGLVVRRPPEILDFDAFFASFLSGIESVLSGEEHATVIRFVPDAHTEAATYERLFNDRFVDGFLVTDLRVDDERPAMLRRLGAPAVVVGAPEGSSDFPTITNDSEDAIRGLVRHLVAGGHRRIAHVQGDPGMLHALQRRWHWEKAARDAGVDPGPVEYGSYTIEGGAQATERILALPERPTAIFYGSDLMAIGGYSVLGDAGLSIPGDMAVAGFDDIALASFTSPPLTTVRSKHRALGSAGARLLLDMLKGQEAPASTTLGGELQIRESAG
- a CDS encoding carbohydrate ABC transporter permease — translated: MTETTGFRWFRRITLAFLTVFTVLPLYVLVVTSVKPLENVRGLFTWLPDRITFQPYVDMWSTIPLARYLTNSLVVTITATVLALIISVLAAYPLARLRFRGKRVFSMTVLSTQMFPGILFLLPLFLIFVQGEEILGIQLTGSYTGLIITYLTFALPFSIWMLAGYIQAIPEGLEEAAMIDGTSRIGALVRVILPVARPGILAVGVFAFITAWGEVLFASVLTDTETRTLSIGLKLYTSQVDTLWNQLLAASLTISLPVIVAFMLVQRHLVSGLSAGAVK